In one Vicia villosa cultivar HV-30 ecotype Madison, WI unplaced genomic scaffold, Vvil1.0 ctg.000585F_1_1, whole genome shotgun sequence genomic region, the following are encoded:
- the LOC131629615 gene encoding uncharacterized protein LOC131629615 isoform X1 has protein sequence MESSLVAETPNKKPMWLYPKVLGFNPSQRWGHSACFSGRFMYVFGGCCGGLHFSDVLCLDLDKMEWNKVVTTGEKPGPRDSHSAVLVGQKMIVFGGTNGFKKVNETHILDLYTKEWIRPKCEGTPPSPRESHTATLVGGERLVIFGGSGEGDANYLNDLHILDLRSMRWSEVAEVSGDLPVPRDSHCSVAVGNKLIVYGGDSGDMYHGDVSLLDMETMTWIRMKNQGSSPGVRAGHTAVNIGTKVYIIGGVGDKRYCNDIWVFDIHTCLWTQLDINGQQPQGRFSHTAVVADNDIAIYGGRCGEDERPLNELLVLQLEAEHPNGHSRVSRCKVFGNYWNQETKTILAGEAETNSVKKKIPRIGSNIEVLGKWGYGVASEKAQPYQFDSGTSQQKRRRIAATKVWDVDSEQEEHSLSLSQHSSPSQSDQEQTPGQKPNASVMDSQRYHRVKLNKISTACQPGNLSGNKRFLKNCAQISQQDLRVMDHQPKQEQYLHVDENKKGTRQYQAVEPKPAARGLTQHLIGAEVRGKVDGAFDSGLLMTAVVNGRLFRGVLFSPGAGVTEPNYSIPCVFPSSTQPLGNSNHVDNSRDTRKVTNCSRLEPCSSLRQPHYARLSPISKGATTVSLPEEHKIRSDLQGLALTLGGPANGNHV, from the exons ATGGAGTCATCACTCGTTGCTGAAACTCCTAACAAGAAACCAATGTGGTTATATCCTAAGGTTCTAGGTTTTAATCCTTCTCAAAGATGGGGTCATTCTGCTTGTTTCTCTGGAAGGTTCATGTATGTTTTTGGg gGATGTTGTGGTGGATTGCATTTTAGTGATGTTCTATGTTTGGACTTGGACAAAATGGAATGGAACAAAGTTGTTACAACAGGTGAAAAACCAGGTCCTAGAGATAGTCATAGTGCAGTTCTTGTAGGACAAAAAATGATAGTTTTTGGTGGTACAAATGGGTTTAAGAAAGTGAATGAAACTCATATACTTGATCTTTATACCAAGGAATGGATTCGGCCTAAATGCGAAGGGACGCCTCCTTCGCCGAGGGAAAGTCATACTGCTACACTTGTTGGTGGTGAGAGGCTAGTGATTTTTGGTGGTAGTGGAGAAGGTGATGCAAATTATTTGAATGATTTGCATATTTTAGACCTTAGAAGTATGAGATGGAGTGAGGTTGCTGAGGTGAGTGGTGATTTGCCTGTTCCTAGAGATAGTCATTGCAGTGTTGCTGTTGGGAATAAGCTTATTGTTTATGGTGGAGATAGTGGTGATATGTATCATGGTGATGTTAGTTTGCTTGATATGGAAACAATGACTTGGATTAGG ATGAAGAATCAAGGTTCTTCGCCGGGAGTCAGGGCAGGTCATACTGCAGTGAATATCGGAACCAAG GTATACATCATTGGAGGGGTTGGAGATAAACGATATTGCAATGACATTTGGGTGTTTGACATACACACTTGTTTATGGACTCAACTTGATATAAATGGTCAACAGCCACAAGGGAGATTTTCTCATACGGCTGTTGTTGCAGACAACGATATTGCCATATATGGCGG CAGGTGTGGAGAAGATGAACGTCCTTTGAATGAATTGTTAGTGTTGCAGCTTGAAGCAGAACATCCAAATGGACATAGTAGAGTATCTAGGTGCAAAGTTTTCGGAAATTATTGGAATCAAGAAACGAAAACCATCCTTGCGGGTGAAGCAGAAACCAACTCGGTAAAAAAA AAAATTCCACGCATTGGAAGTAATATAGAAGTCTTGGGAAAATGGGGTTATGGAGTCGCATCAGAAAAGGCGCAACCTTATCAATTTGATTCAG GAACTTCGCAACAGAAGAGGAGGAGAATTGCTGCTACAAAGGTTTGGGATGTTGATTCAGAACAAGAAGAGCATTCTCTATCGTTGTCTCAACATTCATCTCCGTCTCAATCTGATCAAGAACAGACTCCAGGTCAAAAACCAAATGCTTCTGTCATGGATTCTCAACGTTATCATCGAGTCAAACTCAATAAAATTTCAACTGCTTGCCAGCCGGGCAACCTCTCGGGTAACAAGAGATTTCTGAAGAATTGTGCGCAAATAAGTCAACAAGATCTTCGTGTAATGGATCATCAACCAAAGCAAGAGCAATATCTTCATGTTGATGAGAACAAAAAAGGAACTCGACAATACCAAGCTGTTGAACCGAAGCCGGCTGCACGAGGACTTACTCAGCACCTG ATTGGTGCTGAAGTTCGCGGAAAAGTTGATGGAGCCTTTGACTCAGGTCTTCTAATGACAGCAGTCGTAAACGGAAGACTTTTCAGAGGAGTTTTATTCTCACCA GGAGCAGGCGTAACTGAACCAAATTATTCTATACCGTGTGTATTTCCATCCTCCACTCAACCTCTCGGGAACTCGAATCATGTTGATAATTCAAGGGATACTCGGAAAGTAACTAATTGTTCGCGTTTGGAGCCTTGCTCCAGCTTAAGGCAACCACACTATGCTCGACTATCTCCTATCTCGAAAGGCGCTACGACTGTATCCTTACCTGAAGAACATAAAATCAGGagtgacttacaaggattggcttTAACACTAGGAGGGCCTGCTAATGGCAACCATGTTTGA
- the LOC131629615 gene encoding uncharacterized protein LOC131629615 isoform X2, with protein sequence MESSLVAETPNKKPMWLYPKVLGFNPSQRWGHSACFSGRFMYVFGGCCGGLHFSDVLCLDLDKMEWNKVVTTGEKPGPRDSHSAVLVGQKMIVFGGTNGFKKVNETHILDLYTKEWIRPKCEGTPPSPRESHTATLVGGERLVIFGGSGEGDANYLNDLHILDLRSMRWSEVAEVSGDLPVPRDSHCSVAVGNKLIVYGGDSGDMYHGDVSLLDMETMTWIRMKNQGSSPGVRAGHTAVNIGTKVYIIGGVGDKRYCNDIWVFDIHTCLWTQLDINGQQPQGRFSHTAVVADNDIAIYGGCGEDERPLNELLVLQLEAEHPNGHSRVSRCKVFGNYWNQETKTILAGEAETNSVKKKIPRIGSNIEVLGKWGYGVASEKAQPYQFDSGTSQQKRRRIAATKVWDVDSEQEEHSLSLSQHSSPSQSDQEQTPGQKPNASVMDSQRYHRVKLNKISTACQPGNLSGNKRFLKNCAQISQQDLRVMDHQPKQEQYLHVDENKKGTRQYQAVEPKPAARGLTQHLIGAEVRGKVDGAFDSGLLMTAVVNGRLFRGVLFSPGAGVTEPNYSIPCVFPSSTQPLGNSNHVDNSRDTRKVTNCSRLEPCSSLRQPHYARLSPISKGATTVSLPEEHKIRSDLQGLALTLGGPANGNHV encoded by the exons ATGGAGTCATCACTCGTTGCTGAAACTCCTAACAAGAAACCAATGTGGTTATATCCTAAGGTTCTAGGTTTTAATCCTTCTCAAAGATGGGGTCATTCTGCTTGTTTCTCTGGAAGGTTCATGTATGTTTTTGGg gGATGTTGTGGTGGATTGCATTTTAGTGATGTTCTATGTTTGGACTTGGACAAAATGGAATGGAACAAAGTTGTTACAACAGGTGAAAAACCAGGTCCTAGAGATAGTCATAGTGCAGTTCTTGTAGGACAAAAAATGATAGTTTTTGGTGGTACAAATGGGTTTAAGAAAGTGAATGAAACTCATATACTTGATCTTTATACCAAGGAATGGATTCGGCCTAAATGCGAAGGGACGCCTCCTTCGCCGAGGGAAAGTCATACTGCTACACTTGTTGGTGGTGAGAGGCTAGTGATTTTTGGTGGTAGTGGAGAAGGTGATGCAAATTATTTGAATGATTTGCATATTTTAGACCTTAGAAGTATGAGATGGAGTGAGGTTGCTGAGGTGAGTGGTGATTTGCCTGTTCCTAGAGATAGTCATTGCAGTGTTGCTGTTGGGAATAAGCTTATTGTTTATGGTGGAGATAGTGGTGATATGTATCATGGTGATGTTAGTTTGCTTGATATGGAAACAATGACTTGGATTAGG ATGAAGAATCAAGGTTCTTCGCCGGGAGTCAGGGCAGGTCATACTGCAGTGAATATCGGAACCAAG GTATACATCATTGGAGGGGTTGGAGATAAACGATATTGCAATGACATTTGGGTGTTTGACATACACACTTGTTTATGGACTCAACTTGATATAAATGGTCAACAGCCACAAGGGAGATTTTCTCATACGGCTGTTGTTGCAGACAACGATATTGCCATATATGGCGG GTGTGGAGAAGATGAACGTCCTTTGAATGAATTGTTAGTGTTGCAGCTTGAAGCAGAACATCCAAATGGACATAGTAGAGTATCTAGGTGCAAAGTTTTCGGAAATTATTGGAATCAAGAAACGAAAACCATCCTTGCGGGTGAAGCAGAAACCAACTCGGTAAAAAAA AAAATTCCACGCATTGGAAGTAATATAGAAGTCTTGGGAAAATGGGGTTATGGAGTCGCATCAGAAAAGGCGCAACCTTATCAATTTGATTCAG GAACTTCGCAACAGAAGAGGAGGAGAATTGCTGCTACAAAGGTTTGGGATGTTGATTCAGAACAAGAAGAGCATTCTCTATCGTTGTCTCAACATTCATCTCCGTCTCAATCTGATCAAGAACAGACTCCAGGTCAAAAACCAAATGCTTCTGTCATGGATTCTCAACGTTATCATCGAGTCAAACTCAATAAAATTTCAACTGCTTGCCAGCCGGGCAACCTCTCGGGTAACAAGAGATTTCTGAAGAATTGTGCGCAAATAAGTCAACAAGATCTTCGTGTAATGGATCATCAACCAAAGCAAGAGCAATATCTTCATGTTGATGAGAACAAAAAAGGAACTCGACAATACCAAGCTGTTGAACCGAAGCCGGCTGCACGAGGACTTACTCAGCACCTG ATTGGTGCTGAAGTTCGCGGAAAAGTTGATGGAGCCTTTGACTCAGGTCTTCTAATGACAGCAGTCGTAAACGGAAGACTTTTCAGAGGAGTTTTATTCTCACCA GGAGCAGGCGTAACTGAACCAAATTATTCTATACCGTGTGTATTTCCATCCTCCACTCAACCTCTCGGGAACTCGAATCATGTTGATAATTCAAGGGATACTCGGAAAGTAACTAATTGTTCGCGTTTGGAGCCTTGCTCCAGCTTAAGGCAACCACACTATGCTCGACTATCTCCTATCTCGAAAGGCGCTACGACTGTATCCTTACCTGAAGAACATAAAATCAGGagtgacttacaaggattggcttTAACACTAGGAGGGCCTGCTAATGGCAACCATGTTTGA
- the LOC131629615 gene encoding protein GLUTELIN PRECURSOR ACCUMULATION 3-like isoform X3 produces the protein MESSLVAETPNKKPMWLYPKVLGFNPSQRWGHSACFSGRFMYVFGGCCGGLHFSDVLCLDLDKMEWNKVVTTGEKPGPRDSHSAVLVGQKMIVFGGTNGFKKVNETHILDLYTKEWIRPKCEGTPPSPRESHTATLVGGERLVIFGGSGEGDANYLNDLHILDLRSMRWSEVAEVSGDLPVPRDSHCSVAVGNKLIVYGGDSGDMYHGDVSLLDMETMTWIRMKNQGSSPGVRAGHTAVNIGTKVYIIGGVGDKRYCNDIWVFDIHTCLWTQLDINGQQPQGRFSHTAVVADNDIAIYGGRCGEDERPLNELLVLQLEAEHPNGHSRVSRCKVFGNYWNQETKTILAGEAETNSKIPRIGSNIEVLGKWGYGVASEKAQPYQFDSGTSQQKRRRIAATKVWDVDSEQEEHSLSLSQHSSPSQSDQEQTPGQKPNASVMDSQRYHRVKLNKISTACQPGNLSGNKRFLKNCAQISQQDLRVMDHQPKQEQYLHVDENKKGTRQYQAVEPKPAARGLTQHLIGAEVRGKVDGAFDSGLLMTAVVNGRLFRGVLFSPGAGVTEPNYSIPCVFPSSTQPLGNSNHVDNSRDTRKVTNCSRLEPCSSLRQPHYARLSPISKGATTVSLPEEHKIRSDLQGLALTLGGPANGNHV, from the exons ATGGAGTCATCACTCGTTGCTGAAACTCCTAACAAGAAACCAATGTGGTTATATCCTAAGGTTCTAGGTTTTAATCCTTCTCAAAGATGGGGTCATTCTGCTTGTTTCTCTGGAAGGTTCATGTATGTTTTTGGg gGATGTTGTGGTGGATTGCATTTTAGTGATGTTCTATGTTTGGACTTGGACAAAATGGAATGGAACAAAGTTGTTACAACAGGTGAAAAACCAGGTCCTAGAGATAGTCATAGTGCAGTTCTTGTAGGACAAAAAATGATAGTTTTTGGTGGTACAAATGGGTTTAAGAAAGTGAATGAAACTCATATACTTGATCTTTATACCAAGGAATGGATTCGGCCTAAATGCGAAGGGACGCCTCCTTCGCCGAGGGAAAGTCATACTGCTACACTTGTTGGTGGTGAGAGGCTAGTGATTTTTGGTGGTAGTGGAGAAGGTGATGCAAATTATTTGAATGATTTGCATATTTTAGACCTTAGAAGTATGAGATGGAGTGAGGTTGCTGAGGTGAGTGGTGATTTGCCTGTTCCTAGAGATAGTCATTGCAGTGTTGCTGTTGGGAATAAGCTTATTGTTTATGGTGGAGATAGTGGTGATATGTATCATGGTGATGTTAGTTTGCTTGATATGGAAACAATGACTTGGATTAGG ATGAAGAATCAAGGTTCTTCGCCGGGAGTCAGGGCAGGTCATACTGCAGTGAATATCGGAACCAAG GTATACATCATTGGAGGGGTTGGAGATAAACGATATTGCAATGACATTTGGGTGTTTGACATACACACTTGTTTATGGACTCAACTTGATATAAATGGTCAACAGCCACAAGGGAGATTTTCTCATACGGCTGTTGTTGCAGACAACGATATTGCCATATATGGCGG CAGGTGTGGAGAAGATGAACGTCCTTTGAATGAATTGTTAGTGTTGCAGCTTGAAGCAGAACATCCAAATGGACATAGTAGAGTATCTAGGTGCAAAGTTTTCGGAAATTATTGGAATCAAGAAACGAAAACCATCCTTGCGGGTGAAGCAGAAACCAACTCG AAAATTCCACGCATTGGAAGTAATATAGAAGTCTTGGGAAAATGGGGTTATGGAGTCGCATCAGAAAAGGCGCAACCTTATCAATTTGATTCAG GAACTTCGCAACAGAAGAGGAGGAGAATTGCTGCTACAAAGGTTTGGGATGTTGATTCAGAACAAGAAGAGCATTCTCTATCGTTGTCTCAACATTCATCTCCGTCTCAATCTGATCAAGAACAGACTCCAGGTCAAAAACCAAATGCTTCTGTCATGGATTCTCAACGTTATCATCGAGTCAAACTCAATAAAATTTCAACTGCTTGCCAGCCGGGCAACCTCTCGGGTAACAAGAGATTTCTGAAGAATTGTGCGCAAATAAGTCAACAAGATCTTCGTGTAATGGATCATCAACCAAAGCAAGAGCAATATCTTCATGTTGATGAGAACAAAAAAGGAACTCGACAATACCAAGCTGTTGAACCGAAGCCGGCTGCACGAGGACTTACTCAGCACCTG ATTGGTGCTGAAGTTCGCGGAAAAGTTGATGGAGCCTTTGACTCAGGTCTTCTAATGACAGCAGTCGTAAACGGAAGACTTTTCAGAGGAGTTTTATTCTCACCA GGAGCAGGCGTAACTGAACCAAATTATTCTATACCGTGTGTATTTCCATCCTCCACTCAACCTCTCGGGAACTCGAATCATGTTGATAATTCAAGGGATACTCGGAAAGTAACTAATTGTTCGCGTTTGGAGCCTTGCTCCAGCTTAAGGCAACCACACTATGCTCGACTATCTCCTATCTCGAAAGGCGCTACGACTGTATCCTTACCTGAAGAACATAAAATCAGGagtgacttacaaggattggcttTAACACTAGGAGGGCCTGCTAATGGCAACCATGTTTGA